The Setaria viridis chromosome 6, Setaria_viridis_v4.0, whole genome shotgun sequence genome contains a region encoding:
- the LOC117859592 gene encoding wall-associated receptor kinase 3: MRKIKLQKVKKMKQKFFIQNRGLLFQQLISHNSDIGERMIITLRELEKATNNFDRARVVGGGGHGDVFKGILDLHVVAIKKSKIVVQREIDEFINEVAVLSQVNHRNVVKLLGCCLETEVPLLVYEFISNGTLYNHLHVDGSISLLWVDRIRIALEVARALSYLHSAASMPIFHRDIKSSNILLDDSLTSKVSDFGASRYIPIDQTGVTTVVQGTLGYLDPMYHYTGRLTDKSDVFSFGVLLVELLTRKKPSIYRSNDGDNLVSHFEKMLATSNLFDIIDPQVMKEEDGDLQEVATLAAKCTKLRGEDRPTMREVEMELENLVVKKKLVPSITTPGRNDKDEDQVQYMSVQPATNESSKQYTTEEEILLSASYPR, encoded by the coding sequence ATGcgtaaaataaaactacagAAGGTCAAGAAGATGAAACAAAAGTTTTTCATTCAAAATCGTGGATTACTATTTCAGCAATTAATATCACACAACTCAGACATTGGTGAAAGAATGATAATTACATtaagggagctagagaaggccaCAAACAATTTTGATAGAGCTCGAGTGGTTGGTGGTGGAGGGCATGGAGATGTGTTTAAAGGAATTCTAGATCTACATGTTGTGGCAATCAAGAAATCAAAAATAGTAGTACAAAGAGAAATTGATGAATTCATTAATGAAGTCGCTGTTCTTTCTCAAGTGAACCATAGAAATGTGGTGAAGCTCTTAGGATGTTGCCTTGAGACAGAAGTCCCCTTGCTAGTTTATGAGTTCATTTCAAATGGAACCCTTTATAATCATCTTCATGTTGATGGATCAATCTCACTGTTATGGGTTGATAGAATAAGGATTGCACTTGAAGTTGCTAGAGCTTTGTCCTATCTACATTCAGCTGCTTCTATGCCGATATTTCATAGAGATATTAAGTCATCGAATATACTTCTTGATGATAGTTTAACATCAAAAGTATCAGACTTTGGAGCTTCAAGGTACATTCCAATTGATCAAACAGGAGTAACTACTGTTGTTCAAGGAACACTGGGATACTTAGACCCTATGTATCATTACACAGGTCGACTAACGGACAAAAGTGATGTCTTTAGTTTTGGTGTTCTTCTCGTAGAATTGCTTACTAGAAAGAAACCATCCATCTATAGATCCAATGATGGTGACAATCTTGTTTCACATTTTGAGAAGATGCTTGCAACAAGCAACCTATTTGATATAATAGATCCTCAAGTCATGAAGGAGGAAGATGGAGACCTCCAAGAAGTGGCCACACTTGCAGCGAAATGTACTAAATTAAGAGGAGAAGACCGGCCTACAATGAGGGAAGTGGAGATGGAACTTGAGAACCTGGTAGTAAAGAAAAAACTTGTTCCATCTATTACAACACCAGGGAGAAATGATAAGGATGAAGATCAGGTTCAATACATGTCAGTGCAACCGGCAACTAACGAGTCAAGCAAACAATACACCACGGAAGAGGAAATACTATTATCAGCAAGTTACCCTCGATGA
- the LOC117860386 gene encoding putative wall-associated receptor kinase-like 16 — translation MEFAQLLILLCLSVAVWVLAAGDVAAARSPGCANVAWCGDVEVPYPYGLERQCAIHRGFHLNCSTVGGATKLLWNKVEVTKISVKDNKAWTKTYISRQCYNQSTNKMIYNNAWINLTNTPFVVSADDNKVTVLGCNSFAYIRSNDYIFGCMSTCDDTSPKNGSCSGAGCCHANLQRGVRYYKGFFNILYNTTDKKWWTTPCNYVGVIANEAFNFSTTYLNSTMFYDIEGSQKPTVMEWAITQNTCEEAKIDKNTPYACVSNHSHCIMNDAGYACKCSSGYEGNPYIIGRCTDIDECLDNVTYPCAGICKNTPGSFTCSCPRGKSMIGSVCVEDKKSTWMAPVVGASIGLVVLVVAITCAYSIRERRKLQCIKQKYFQQHGGLLLFQEMKSQQGVPFKIFSEEEVQEATNRFAEQQVIGHGGHGKVYKGLLKSNAEVAVKRCMIIDEQQKKEFAKEMLILSQINHKNIVKLLGCCLEVEVPMLVYEFIPNGTLFHLIHGNHSGHISLDTRVRIAHESAEALVYLHSCASPPIIHGDVKSTNILLNGDFTAKVSDFGASILAPSDESQFVTLVQGTCGYLDPEYMQTCQLTDKSDVYSFGVVLLELLTRKKALNLKASEHEKSLSVVFLDAMKENKLEDILDDEIKNDENVEILEEIADLARQCLEMCGVNRPSMKEVADKLDRLRKVLHHPWAHKDPEELDSLLGEFIFGQLRGYQGTENSSITERVSMGVESGR, via the exons ATGGAGTTCGCACAGCTTCTAATTCTCCTCTGCCTTTCGGTGGCCGTGTgggtgctcgccgccggcgacgtcgcggcGGCACGGAGCCCAGGCTGTGCAAACGTAGCGTGGTGCGGCGATGTCGAGGTCCCGTACCCGTATGGCTTGGAAAGACAGTGCGCGATCCACCGCGGCTTTCATCTCAACTGCTCGACTGTAGGCGGCGCCACCAAGCTGTTATGGAACAAGGTGGAGGTGACCAAGATCTCCGTGAAGGATAACAAGGCCTGGACGAAGACTTACATCTCGCGGCAGTGCTACAACCAGTCCACGAACAAGATGATATACAACAACGCGTGGATCAACCTAACCAACACCCCCTTCGTGGTATCGGCGGACGATAACAAAGTCACCGTCCTCGGGTGCAATAGTTTTGCCTACATACGAAGCAACGAT TACATATTCGGCTGCATGTCAACATGCGACGATACAAGCCCCAAGAACGGCTCATGTTCCGGTGCTGGGTGCTGCCATGCGAATCTCCAGAGAGGAGTCCGGTATTATAAGGGCTTTTTCAATATTTTGTACAACACCACCGACAAAAAATGGTGGACAACCCCTTGTAATTATGTTGGTGTGATCGCAAATGAAGCCTTCAACTTCAGCACCACCTACCTCAACTCGACAATGTTCTATGACATCGAGGGCTCACAGAAACCAACTGTGATGGAATGGGCGATTACACAGAATACATGTGAAGAAGCCAAAATCGACAAGAACACGCCCTATGCATGTGTTAGCAACCATAGCCATTGTATCATGAATGATGCGGGCTACGCCTGTAAGTGCTCCAGTGGATACGAAGGCAACCCTTACATCATCGGCAGATGCACAG ATATCGATGAGTGCCTAGACAATGTTACTTACCCGTGTGCTGGAATTTGCAAAAATACACCGGGGAGTTTCACCTGTTCATGCCCACGAGGGAAAAGCATGATTGGTAGCGTTTGCGTGGAAGATAAGAAGTCAACCTGGATGGCACCAGTTGTTG GTGCAAGCATTGGACTTGTGGTTCTTGTGGTTGCCATCACTTGTGCATACTCGATCCGAGAAAGACGAAAGCTACAATGCATTAAACAGAAGTATTTTCAACAACATGGTGGCCTACTGCTATTCCAGGAAATGAAGTCACAACAAGGAGTTCCATTCAAAATATTCTCTGAAGAAGAAGTGCAGGAAGCCACAAATAGGTTTGCAGAGCAACAAGTCATTGGCCATGGGGGCCATGGAAAAGTCTATAAGGGATTATTGAAGAGCAATGCAGAAGTAGCTGTGAAAAGATGCATGATAATTGATGagcaacaaaagaaagaattcGCTAAGGAGATGCTAATCCTATCCCAGATCAACCACAAGAATATCGTAAAGCTCCTCGGTTGTTGCTTGGAAGTTGAAGTCCCCATGCTGGTGTATGAGTTCATCCCAAATGGTACATTGTTCCATCTCATCCATGGCAACCATAGCGGACACATTTCCTTGGACACTCGTGTAAGGATTGCTCATGAGTCTGCAGAAGCCTTAGTTTACCTTCATTCCTGTGCATCTCCACCGATCATACATGGTGATGTCAAGTCCACCAACATCCTCTTGAATGGTGACTTCACAGCAAAAGTATCTGACTTCGGTGCATCGATTCTAGCACCAAGCGACGAGTCACAGTTTGTAACGCTGGTTCAAGGAACTTGTGGCTACCTTGACCCAGAATACATGCAAACTTGCCAATTAACAGATAAGAGTGATGTATACAGCTTTGGGGTTgttctcttggagttgctcacACGCAAGAAGGCACTCAACCTCAAAGCATCTGAGCATGAGAAGAGCCTATCTGtggtttttctagatgcaaTGAAGGAGAACAAGCTAGAGGATATCCTAGATGATGAGATCAAGAATGACGAGAATGTGGAGATTCTTGAGGAGATTGCCGACTTAGCTAGGCAATGCTTGGAGATGTGTGGCGTGAATAGACCATCAATGAAGGAAGTTGCAGATAAGCTTGATAGGTTGAGGAAGGTCTTGCATCATCCATGGGCACATAAGGATCCTGAAGAGTTGGACAGCTTGCTTGGAGAGTTCATCTTCGGTCAACTCCGGGGTTATCAAGGTACAGAGAATTCCAGCATCACGGAGAGAGTTTCTATGGGTGTAGAATCAGGACGTTAA
- the LOC117860975 gene encoding plant intracellular Ras-group-related LRR protein 4 produces MGTVVDAAAFGSVDGVVGEVMRLHRSLPPRPSLEEVEAAEALARAADREERARLDAVSHLRRPPAVPDELFGVALEMHRALAAFHCREQKRDATRLIELDALHALFDDLIQRASQCVPSSSTSTRAAPRITASAAAASAASSSALSSAAVAAGSNADRYSSTGTNGFSAARTATGTGRVSMDDSYVKKAKAAVWDDGVVAASSHMPRGAVAANSVAARGDGGYGDNDEKLTLIKLASMIEVAAKKGSRDLNLQGKLMNQIEWLPDSIGKLTGLVTLDISENRILALPDAIGRLSSLAKLDLHSNRIAQLPESIGDLCNLIYLDLRGNQLASLPSTLGRLVKLEELDVSVNHLTSLPDSIGSLARLKKLIVETNNLDELPYTIGQCVSLVELRAGYNHLKALPEAVGKLESLEILSVRYNSIRGLPTTMASLTKLKELDASFNELESIPENFCFVTSLVKLNVGNNFADLQYLPRSIGNLEMLEELDISNNQIRVFPDSFGNLQRLRVLRAEENPLQVPPRDVALKGAQAAVQYMTEHVAKRATRSQPTKTKKTWAQFCFFSRPNKRKHDRIDTAS; encoded by the exons ATGGGGACCGTGGTGGATGCGGCGGCCTTCGGGTCGGTGGATGGGGTGGTGGGGGAGGTCATGCGGCTGCACcgctcgctgccgccgcgcccgtcgctggaggaggtggaggccgcgGAGGCGCTGGCGCGCGCCGCGGACCGGGAGGAGCGGGCGCGCCTCGACGCCGTATCGCACCTGCGCAGGCCGCCCGCCGTGCCCGACGAGCTCTTCGGCGTCGCCCTCGAGATGCACCGCGCTCTCGCCGCCTTCCACTGCCGGGAGCAGAAGCGCGACGCCACGCGGCTCATCGAGCTCGACGCGCTCCACGCGCTCTTCGACGACCTCATCCAGCGCGCGTCGCAGTGCGTGCcatccagctccacctccacccgcgccgcgccgcgcatcACTGCGTCCGCGGCAGCTGCGAGCGCGGCCTCGTCCTCCGCGTtgtcgtcggcggcggtggctgcgggCAGCAACGCCGACCGCTACTCTTCGACGGGCACTAATGGGTTcagtgcggcgaggacggcaacGGGCACGGGGCGCGTCTCCATGGATGACAGCTACGTCAAGAAGGCCAAGGCCGCAGTATGGGATGACGGGGTTGTGGCAGCGAGCTCTCATATGCCACGAGGAGCTGTTGCAGCAAACTCAGTGGCAGCTCGAGGGGATGGCGGTTACG GAGACAACGATGAGAAATTGACCCTCATTAAGCTAGCTAGCATGATTGAAGTTGCTGCAAAGAAAGGCTCTCGTGATCTCAACCTCCAAGGCAAACTCATGAACCAGATTGAATGGCTGCCTGATTCAATTGGAAAGCTCACTGGGCTTGTTACCCTTGATATTTCGGAGAATCGGATCTTGGCTTTGCCAGATGCTATTGGGAGACTTTCTTCTTTGGCCAAGCTGGACCTTCATTCCAATCGAATTGCTCAGCTCCCGGAGTCGATTGGGGATCTCTGCAATTTGATATATCTCGACCTGAGGGGTAATCAGCTTGCATCATTGCCCTCTACTCTTGGCAGGCTGGTAAAGCTTGAGGAGCTTGATGTGAGTGTGAACCATCTTACCTCACTCCCTGATTCAATAGGGAGCCTTGCACGTCTGAAGAAGTTAATCGTCGAGACAAACAACCTTGATGAGCTGCCATACACTATTGGTCAGTGTGTTTCACTGGTAGAATTGCGGGCAGGCTATAATCACCTCAAGGCCCTCCCAGAGGCTGTTGGAAAGCTAGAGTCTCTGGAGATACTCTCTGTGCGGTACAACAGTATCAGGGGGCTCCCAACAACAATGGCATCTCTCACAAAGCTGAAGGAGCTTGATGCAAGTTTCAATGAGCTCGAGTCTATTCCTGAGAACTTCTGCTTTGTTACTTCTCTTGTTAAACTGAATGTCGGGAACAATTTCGCTGACCTGCAATACTTGCCTCGTTCCATTGGCAACCTTGAGATGCTGGAAGAGTTGGATATAAGCAATAATCAGATTAGGGTGTTTCCAGATTCTTTTGGAAATCTGCAGCGTCTCCGTGTTCTCCGCGCAGAAGAGAACCCTCTACAAGTGCCACCAAGAGATGTAGCTTTAAAGGGAGCTCAG GCTGCTGTTCAATACATGACTGAACATGTTGCCAAGAGAGCCACAAGGTCACAACCGACGAAGACAAAGAAGACTTGGGCTCAGTTCTGCTTTTTCTCCAGGCCTAACAAAAGAAAGCACGACCGGATAGACACTGCATCATGA
- the LOC117860641 gene encoding uncharacterized protein, with the protein MAHERAHWATLLPGPPHHLRSIATGAANAPKTNDAKVSAGFRRPRSSTPSPSSHGAWRLPVTRRRYQERRGGAGRCPLPVVVVFVGRGGGEMSVRIKAVVDKFVKELKEALDADIQDRIMKEREMQSYIAEREREVAEREAAWKAELSRREAEIVRQEARLKIERENLEKEKSVLMGTASNQDNQDGALEITVSGEKYRCLRFSKAKK; encoded by the exons ATGGCCCATGAAAGGGCCCACTGGGCCACCCTTCTACCTGGTCCACCACATCATCTACGCAGCATCGCAACAGGCGCCGCAAACGCCCCGAAAACAAACGACGCAAAGGTTTCCGCCGGTTTCCGCCGTCCTCGGTCCTCCACACCGAGCCCCAGCAGCCACGGCGCGTGGAGGCTGCCCGTGACACGGCGCCGGTATCAAGAGCGCAGAGGAGGAGCGGGGCGGTGTCCTTTGCCGGTGGTTGTGGTGTTcgtggggcgcggcggcggcgagatgtCGGTGCGGATAAAGGCGGTGGTGGACAAGTTCGTGAAGGAGCTCAAGGAGGCGCTGGACGCGGACATCCAGGACCGCATCATGAAGGAGCGGGAGATGCAGAGCTACATCgcggagcgcgagcgcgaggtCGCCGAGCGGGAGGCCGCGTGGAAGGCTGAGCTCTCCCGCCGCGAG GCTGAAATCGTGCGGCAAGAAGCAAGGCTGAAGATCGAGAGGGAGAACCTGGAGAAAGAGAAGAGCGTCCTCATGGGAACGGCCTCGAACCAGGACAACCAAGATGGAGCCCTGGAGATCACAGTCAGCGGCGAGAAGTACAGGTGCCTCCGGTTCTCCAAGGCAAAGAAATGA
- the LOC117860639 gene encoding pentatricopeptide repeat-containing protein At2g03880, mitochondrial, translating to MNSLFKRLLRNRLAGTRRSSRRLHTQPHSHPHPLLATFSRLCVEGPFATALALLPDLASVGLRADPVSLTRLVKLCVRHGTASDGRLIHRHVAAYGALPHGGGGGLFVSNSLVSMYAKFGLLDDALMLFDGMPERNVVTWTTVVAALANADGRKEEALRFLVAMRRDGVAPNAYTFSSVLGACGTPGVLAAMHASTVKVGLDSDVFVRSSLIDAYMKLGDLDGGRGVFDEMVTGDLVVWNSIIAGFAQSGDGAGAIELFVRMKDAGFSANQGTLTSVLRACTGMVMLEVGRQVHAHVIKYQKDLILHNALLDMYCKCGSLQDAGALFRRMPQRDVISWSTMISGLAQNGRSTEALRVFDLMKSEGVAPNRITLVGVLFACSHAGLVEDGWYYFKSMEKLFGIRPEREHHNCMVDLLGRAGKLDEAVEFIHEMSLDADSVIWRTLLGACRMHKNANLAAYAAREILKLEPDDQGARVLLSNTYADLQQWTDAEKPWKAMRDRGMKKEPGRSWIELEKQVHVFIAGDLSHPISDSIVQELNRLIGRISALGYVPQTEFVLQDLAIEQKEDLLKYHSEKLAIAFGTMHAMEGKPIRIMKNLRICGDCHAFAKLVSKSEGKVIIIRDPVRFHHFQDGTCSCGDYW from the coding sequence ATGAACTCCCTGTTCAAACGCCTCCTTCGCAACCGCCTTGCCGGCACtcgccggagcagccgccgcctccacacACAACCGCACTCGCACCCGCACCCTCTCCTCGCCACATTCTCCCGCCTCTGTGTCGAGGGGCCCTTCGCCACCGCGCTCGCACTGCTCCCTGACCTCGCCTCGGTGGGGCTCCGCGCGGACCCCGTCTCCCTCACCCGCCTCGTCAAGCTCTGCGTGCGCCACGGGACGGCAAGCGACGGCCGGCTCATCCACCGCCACGTCGCCGCCTATGGAGCGCTGccgcacggtggcggcggcggcctcttcGTCTCCAACTCGCTCGTGTCGATGTACGCCAAGTTCGGCCTGCTCGACGACGCGCTCATGCTGTTCGACGGGATGCCGGAGAGGAACGTCGTCACCTGGACGACGGTCGTGGCGGCGCTGGCCAACGCCGacgggaggaaggaggaggcgcTGAGATTCCTGGTAGCCATGCGGAGGGACGGGGTCGCTCCCAACGCCTACACATTCTCTAGTGTCCTCGGCGCGTGTGGCACGCCGGGAGTGCTCGCGGCCATGCACGCTAGCACTGTTAAAGTTGGGCTGGATTCGGACGTGTTCGTGCGGAGCTCATTGATCGACGCGTACATGAAGCTTGGGGATTTGGATGGCGGGCGCGGTGTCTTCGATGAGATGGTGACTGGGGATTTGGTCGTGTGGAATTCAATCATCGCAGGGTTCGCACAGAGCGGAGATGGTGCTGGGGCGATAGAGCTGTTTGTGAGGATGAAGGATGCTGGATTCTCGGCAAATCAGGGCACCTTGACGAGTGTCCTAAGGGCGTGCACTGGGATGGTCATGCTTGAAGTGGGGAGGCAGGTGCATGCTCATGTGATCAAGTATCAGAAGGATTTGATTCTGCACAATGCGCTTCTCGACATGTACTGCAAGTGCGGGAGTTTGCAGGATGCGGGTGCCTTGTTCCGCAGGATGCCGCAGAGGGATGTAATCTCATGGAGCACCATGATCTCTGGTTTGGCGCAGAATGGGAGAAGCACCGAGGCGTTGAGGGTTTTCGACTTGATGAAATCTGAAGGGGTGGCACCAAACCGCATAACGTTGGTTGGAGTTCTCTTTGCCTGCAGTCATGCTGGTCTAGTGGAAGATGGTTGGTACTACTTTAAGTCTATGGAGAAGCTCTTTGGCATTCGACCTGAGAGAGAACACCACAACTGCATGGTCGATCTCCTTGGTCGAGCAGGGAAGCTTGATGAGGCCGTGGAATTCATCCATGAGATGAGCCTTGATGCAGACTCGGTCATTTGGAGGACTCTCCTAGGCGCTTGCAGGATGCATAAAAATGCCAATCTTGCAGCATATGCAGCCAGAGAAATACTTAAACTGGAGCCTGATGACCAAGGTGCTCGTGTATTGTTGTCAAACACATATGCAGATCTGCAGCAGTGGACGGATGCTGAGAAGCCATGGAAAGCGATGAGAGACCGAGGTATGAAGAAAGAACCAGGGCGAAGCTGGATTGAGCTGGAAAAACAGGTCCATGTGTTCATTGCTGGTGACTTATCACACCCAATCTCGGATTCCATAGTTCAGGAGCTGAACCGGTTGATCGGGAGGATCAGCGCACTGGGTTATGTTCCACAGACAGAATTTGTGCTGCAGGATCTCGCAATCGAGCAGAAGGAAGATCTGCTGAAATATCACAGTGAGAAGCTGGCGATAGCATTTGGAACTATGCATGCTATGGAAGGGAAACCTATCAGAATCATGAAGAACCTGAGGATCTGCGGTGACTGCCATGCGTTTGCAAAGCTCGTCTCCAAGAGCGAAGGCAAGGTGATCATCATCAGAGACCCTGTTCGGTTCCACCATTTCCAGGATGGAACTTGCTCCTGTGGTGACTACTGGTAG
- the LOC117860640 gene encoding uncharacterized protein, which translates to MGTKNLSRKHPASMATASATLLLSLALLASAAASSPSSDADAISRFQEYLRIDTAQPAPDYAAAVAFLRGQASEAGLEARTLELVAGKPLLLLRWPGRRSSLPSILLNSHTDVVPSEPHKWDHPPFSAALDEASGRIYARGSQDMKCVGMQYLEAIRRLRSAGFVPDRNIYIIFVPDEEIGGHEGVELFVSSKEFKEMNVGLVLDEGLASPGEEYRVFYAERSPWWLTIKAKGAPGHGAKLYDGSAMENLMKSVEVIRRFRTSQFDLVKSGEKAEGDVVSVNFAYLKAGTPTPTGFVMNLQPSEAEVGLDIRIPPSAHVEALERRLVEEWAPSSRNLTFEFKQKMSVLDNFGKPAITPADSTNPWWLLLEEAVKSAGGKLGKPEIFPASTDARYFRQIGLPAFGFSPMANTPILLHDHNEFLRKDEYLKGIGIYESIIRALATHKDGGKDNDRAEL; encoded by the exons ATGGGAACCAAGAATCTTTCACGGAAACATCCCGCTTCCATGGCGACGGCATCCGCCACTCTGCTCCTTTCCCTCGCCCTccttgcctccgccgccgcctcctcgccgtcgtcggacGCGGATGCGATCTCCCGGTTCCAGGAGTACCTCCGCATCGATACGGCGCAGCCGGCGCCGGACTACGCCGCGGCCGTGGCCTTCCTCCGGGGCCAGGCTTCCGAGGCCGGGCTCGAGGCGCGCACGCTGGAGCTCGTCGCCGGGAAGCCCCTGCTGCTACTGCGGTGGCCCGGGCGGCGGTCGTCGCTCCCCTCGATACTCCTCAACTCCCACACCGACGTCGTGCCGTCGGAGCCGCACAAGTGGGACCACCCGCCCTTCTCCGCCGCCCTCGACGAGGCATCCGGTCGCATCTACGCCCGAGGCTCCCAG GACATGAAGTGCGTAGGGATGCAGTACCTTGAAGCCATCCGACGTTTGCGTTCTGCAGGTTTTGTTCCGGATCGAAACATCTATATAATATTTGTTCCTGATGAGGAGATTGGTGGGCATGAGGGTGTTGAGCTGTTTGTTTCATCTAAGGAGTTCAAAGAAATGAATGTGGGGTTGGTCCTTGATGAGGGGCTTGCATCTCCTGGGGAAGAGTATCGTGTGTTCTATGCAGAGCGTAGCCCTTGGTGGCTTACTATAAAAGCAAAGGGTGCACCAGGGCATGGTGCAAAATTATATGATGGTAGTGCAATGGAGAATTTGATGAAGAGTGTGGAGGTTATTAGGAGATTCAGGACATCGCAGTTTGATTTAGTGAAGTCTGGAGAGAAGGCTGAAGGAGATGTCGTGTCGGTGAATTTTGCATACCTGAAGGCTGGCACACCTACACCGACG GGTTTCGTCATGAATCTCCAACCATCTGAAGCAGAGGTAGGTCTTGACATCCGAATCCCACCTAGTGCCCATGTGGAAGCACTGGAGAGGCGCCTTGTTGAAGAATGGGCACCATCTTCACGCAACTTGACCTTTGAG TTTAAACAGAAGATGTCTGTCCTGGACAACTTTGGTAAGCCAGCCATCACACCTGCTGACAGCACAAACCCCTGGTGGTTGTTGCTTGAAGAAGCTGTGAAGAGTGCTGGTGGCAAACTTGGTAAGCCAGAGATATTCCCAGCCTCTACTGATGCCCGCTACTTCCGACAGATTGGGTTACCAGCATTCGGTTTTTCACCTATGGCGAACACACCAATATTGCTTCATGACCATAACGAG TTTTTGCGCAAAGATGAGTACCTCAAAGGAATTGGGATATACGAGTCCATCATCAGGGCACTGGCCACCCACAAAGATGGCGGTAAAGACAATGACAGGGCAGAGCTATGA
- the LOC117860338 gene encoding uncharacterized protein encodes MAQPAGAGAGAGGGRGRELRMSIEEVAKKLSLWHTATFRPILTHDELEPILALAGFVPAPPAPAPTNGQQEAECPPAGGGVAWREYAYLGCNADAVAAARRRRRAGPGPRPRLPYPRVDGLHLKTYEAFLGAVEACLGADRVSNLFHVRLMPVTNPHDRAFDKVFRPMRNFTPEEDGLIVYREGTLDDLTFEMCSHHGAIGDLGHHVIPGISCSDLGYLRKVDGNCHLEGCCARYPATAAVAAAGCDFFTVHVKDLFPKY; translated from the exons atggcgcagccggccggcgccggcgccggagccggggGCGGCAGGGGGCGGGAGCTGCGGATGTCCATCGAGGAGGTGGCCAAGAAGCTGTCGCTGTGGCACACGGCCACGTTCCGGCCCATCCTGACCCACGACGAGCTGGAGCCCATCCTTGCCTTGGCCGGCTTCGTGCcggcaccgccggcgccggcgcccaccaACGGGCAGCAGGAGGCGGAGTGcccccccgccggcggcggggtggcgtGGCGGGAGTACGCCTACCTCGGGTGCAATGccgacgcggtggcggcggcgcggcggcgccggcgcgcgggccccggcccgcgcccgcgcctgcCGTACCCGCGCGTCGACGGCCTGCACCTCAAGACCTACGAGGCCTtcctcggcgccgtcgaggcctgcctcggcGCCGACCGCGTCTCCAACCTCTTCCATGTCAG gcTGATGCCGGTGACCAACCCACATGACCGGGCGTTCGACAAGGTGTTCCGCCCTATGCGGAACTTCACCCCGGAGGAGGACGGGCTCATCGTGTACCGTGAGGGCACCCTGGACGACCTCACCTTCGAGATGTGCAGCCACCACGGCGCCATCGGGGATCTCGGCCACCACGTCATCCCGGGCATCAGCTGCTCCGACCTCGGCTACCTCCGCAAGGTCGACGGCAACTGCCACCTGGAGGGCTGCTGTGCTAGATACCCCGCCacagccgccgtcgccgccgccggctgtgACTTCTTCACCGTCCATGTCAAGGATCTCTTCCCCAAGTATTAG